The sequence CACGGAACTGGGACCGCCTTGCGGGTGGTGAGGGGCGCACGCCTGGTCTCGCGGCTTACCACCCTGCCCTACGTAGGGCAGGGTGGTACATTGGGCACCATGATAAAGACGACCGTGTACCTTCCGGACGAATTGGAAGTACGACTGGACGCCGAGTCGTCCGCGACCGGCGTCAGCAAGGCAGAGCTCATCCGGCGCGGCATCACCCTGCTGCTGGACAGCGCGGAGCGGCCGAAGCGCAGCCGTGAGCTGCCCGTCTTCGACAGCGGACGCTCCCGCACGCCCGACGAGATGGACAACGCCGTCTACGAGCACATCAAGGAACGGGCCGCACGCCGTTGATCATCGTCGCCGACACCTCGGCCCTCTACGCCGCTTTCGACGCCGCCCAGACCGAGCACACCGCAGCGGCGAGCATCCTGGAATACGAGCGACTGGCGATCTCCCCGCTCGTCATCACCGAACTGGATCACCTGGTCCACCGCGACCTGGGGTTTCCGGCGGCCCTGCAGGTGATGGAGGCGCTGAACTCCCGCATGGACGACGGGCAGTACCGCCTCGCCGAACTCAAGCTCGCGGACCTGCACACCGCTCATGAGGTCCGGCAGAAGTACGAAGGGCTGCGGCTCGACCTGGCCGACGCGGTCGGAGTGGTCCTGGCCGACCGCTACCGGACGGATCGCATCTTCACCCTGGACCAGCGTGACTTCCGCGCGATGTCGCCGCTGACTCCCGGGCTGGACTCCTTCCGGATCGTGCCCGCCGACTGCTGATCCCCCTCCGGGGACGCGCGCGAGCCCCGGTTCACGCCTCGCGTCGAGGAGCCGCCGCCGACCGGCTGCGCACCGCGCCGATGCTCGCCCCGATGACCAGGGCGATGGCCAGGGCGTCCGTCGTGGACAGGGCCTGGTCCAGGATCAGGAGGCCCGCACCGGCGGCGATGGCCGGCTCCAGGCTCATCATCACCGCGAAGGTGGGCGCGGGCAGCCGGC is a genomic window of Streptomyces sp. YPW6 containing:
- a CDS encoding CopG family transcriptional regulator → MIKTTVYLPDELEVRLDAESSATGVSKAELIRRGITLLLDSAERPKRSRELPVFDSGRSRTPDEMDNAVYEHIKERAARR
- a CDS encoding type II toxin-antitoxin system VapC family toxin, giving the protein MIIVADTSALYAAFDAAQTEHTAAASILEYERLAISPLVITELDHLVHRDLGFPAALQVMEALNSRMDDGQYRLAELKLADLHTAHEVRQKYEGLRLDLADAVGVVLADRYRTDRIFTLDQRDFRAMSPLTPGLDSFRIVPADC